In Amycolatopsis sp. EV170708-02-1, the following are encoded in one genomic region:
- the galE gene encoding UDP-glucose 4-epimerase GalE: MVTGGAGYVGSVCAARLIEAGHDVTVVDDLSTGHADAVHPDATFVEGDAAEVARRLLGDGFDGVLHFAAKSLVGESMTDPAKYWEGNVLTSLRLLEAMRDHGTKRLVFSSTAATYGEPESSPIPETAPTQPTNTYGATKLAIDHAITSFSRAHGIAAVSLRYFNVAGAYGSFGERHTTETHLIPLVLQVATGDRERIQIFGDDYPTADGTAIRDYIHVVDLADAHLLALRHAADGEHRIYNLGSGTGFSVLEVIEACRRTTGHEIPAAVAPRRAGDPSVLVASSERAGDELGWKPERTDLDGIVADAWAFTRSRRNA, from the coding sequence ATGGTGACGGGCGGAGCCGGTTATGTGGGCAGCGTCTGCGCGGCCCGTCTCATCGAGGCCGGGCACGACGTCACCGTGGTCGACGACCTCTCCACCGGGCACGCCGACGCGGTGCACCCGGACGCCACCTTCGTCGAAGGCGACGCCGCCGAGGTCGCCCGGCGCCTGCTCGGCGACGGCTTCGACGGTGTCCTCCACTTCGCCGCCAAGTCGCTGGTCGGCGAATCGATGACGGATCCGGCGAAGTACTGGGAAGGCAACGTCCTCACCTCGCTCCGCCTGCTCGAGGCGATGCGCGACCACGGCACGAAGCGGCTGGTGTTCTCCTCCACCGCGGCCACCTACGGCGAACCCGAGTCCTCCCCCATCCCGGAGACGGCCCCGACCCAGCCGACCAACACCTACGGCGCGACGAAGCTGGCCATCGACCACGCGATCACGTCGTTCTCGCGCGCCCACGGCATCGCCGCGGTCAGCCTGCGCTACTTCAACGTCGCCGGCGCCTACGGCTCCTTCGGCGAGCGGCACACCACCGAAACCCACCTGATCCCCCTCGTGCTCCAGGTCGCCACCGGGGACCGCGAGCGGATCCAGATCTTCGGTGACGACTATCCGACCGCGGACGGCACCGCCATCCGCGACTACATCCACGTGGTCGACCTCGCCGACGCGCACCTGCTGGCCCTGCGGCACGCGGCCGACGGCGAACACCGCATCTACAACCTCGGCAGCGGCACCGGTTTCTCGGTGCTCGAGGTGATCGAGGCGTGCCGCCGCACCACCGGCCACGAAATCCCCGCCGCGGTCGCGCCGCGCCGCGCGGGCGACCCGTCGGTCCTGGTCGCCTCCAGCGAGCGGGCCGGCGACGAACTCGGCTGGAAGCCCGAGCGCACCGACCTCGACGGCATCGTGGCCGACGCCTGGGCGTTCACCCGGTCCCGCCGGAACGCCTGA